The sequence GAACGCCTGAGTACGACAAAAAGGATAGCACTGCAGGACGCGACGCCCCCTTCTGAGCAAACCCGGTGGGACGGCCGCTCCGCGGGCGTCAATAGCCCTTTCCCTCTACCCGCCGATTCGCTTCAACCAAAAGCGCATTGGCTTCGAACTCTCCTCAGACTCGCCGATCTCCTTCCAGGAGAAGCTCGCTTCCAGATCCGGCTGCTCCACGAAGCCGTACTTTTTCCAAAAGGCCGACAAATCCGCATAGTCCGGCGGGCGCCTCGGATCGTCCTCCGCCCGACGCACCGCGCAAAAAGCGCAGTAGTCGAATCCCCCCAAAGCGCGAGCATGCCGCTCCCGCTCCTTCATAAATCGCGAGCCAATCCCCAGGCCGCGATACCCTCGTCGCAAAACCGACTCGCCAAAATAGAACACTTGCTCGATCGCGTATCCACTTTTCAAGAACGGCTCCGCAAATTCGCCGTCCGCATCCGCCAGCGGCAAGCCCGTCGAAACGCCCACCACCTTGTCCCCATCGAAAGCCAGCGCGAATACGCTTCGCTGCGACTCAGCGTAGGACAGCAAGTACTCCGACTCATAGTCCAGGCTGCCTTCGTAGAGATAAGGGTACTCCCGAAAGACCTCCATACGCAACAAAGCGAGGTCCGGCACGTAAGGCCCAACCTCGCTTCCTGAAACCGTCTTGACGCTAATACCTGATGTATCCATCAGACGGATAAAAGTTAAGGTGCGACTCTCCCGCCTAGAAAGGGGATTCCTCGAGATCGTCGAGGTTACCGCCGCCGGACGATCCTTCCGAGCCCGCTGCGTCGAGAGCTGGCGAAACTTGACCGCCCGCGTTCTCGATCTTCCAAGCCTGCAGGTTCACGTAGTAGCGGCCCTTGTACTCGTTGCCTCGGATATTGAAGCTGACCTTCACATGATCGCCCACCTTGAGCTTGTCCACCTGCTCGATTTTTTCCTTCGTCGCCTCGAACTTCACGTCTTGCGGAAACTTGTCCTCAGTAGTGATGACAAACTCGCGCTTGCTGAAGCCGCTGGAAAACGTCTGCGTTTCTTCGATAACTTTTACGGATCCGACCATTTCGTACATAGACCCGCACTCTTGGAGGCCGCTCAGCCGATGTTAAGCCGAAACTTCCAGAACTTACTCACAAAGGAAGTGGGAAGCGGCCTTGCGCCGCGATTTCAAATGGAATGATCGCGACGCAAGGTCGCTTCCCACAATGAACAATTGAGATCTGGAACTTGGCGCCCCCTCCCGCTACCGCCAATTCTCTTCCACCCACTTGGCCGGACGCGAGTAGCGACGCACCCAGAAGCTCGTTCCTTCCAGAGCTTCCTGCAGCTTCGGGTTGCCGTGGAAAATCGCGATGCGCGTGCCCGCCGGATACTTCGGCTTGATGAAATAGTTGAGCGGGGCCGTCGGCAAGCAATGGTACTTGTAGCTCACGCACCACTCCGCCGGCCAGTACTTCAACTTGCCACGCTGGTGAATCGCGTCGCTCAGGTAAGCCTGCTCGTTGCGGAAACGGGCCCGCACGTCCTCCAAATTGTTAAGGAAGTAGTCGAGCACGTAGGGATGCGCCCCCGGACGAAAGCGGAACACGGAAGAGTTGCCCGTCACACGACGCGGATACTTCCAGTCGTTGATGATCAAGAACTCGCCCTCTTCCTCGAAAAACGGGTCGATGCTGTCGAGAATCACCACGTCCAAATCCAAGAAAAGCGTGTCCCCCTCCAGATCTTCCAGCTTCTCCGGAAACATGCTCAACTTGTTCCAGCCGCGCTCAGGAGCGCCCGCCGGCAACTTCATCTCCGGCAAAGGAAATACCTCCACGTCCGCATCGATCCCCTCCGGACGATCCGTGAAGCACACGAAGCGATGCTCGTACGACAAATGCCGCTTCACCATCGACTTAAGACGGTTCACGTACTCAGGACCATAGCGGGTCCCCCACTTCATGCAGATCACGTTTCTCATGCTCGTCCGCCAAGAAGGCGAAAGCCTCCACCCCACGCAAGCGAGAACCACCCATGGTGGGTCGACCGCTCCGCGGGCGACTCCGTACCCCCTTCGCGCTTCCCCATCGAAAATTCACCACCCCCCGCTACCCCTGCGGCAACAACGCCATCTCCGAGAGCAACTCCTCGCTCAAGCTCGCCGACAAGTTCGCCCGCCCCGAACCCAAGTAGCCCGCAACCGCCTCCACATCCACTGCAAGCCAGTCCTTCAAAGTCGAAAACACCACCGGAGCCCGCCCCTCGTCCTCCGGCAGGTAGACGTAGTCAATGTAGCCCAGCGAGCTGCCAATGTCCTCGTACCCGATCTCGTAGAGCGCGTCCAAAACCGCCCGCTGCCGCGTAGACGGATCCTCGATAGCCCTTGCCCATTGAGCCGATACCACCGGCTCGCGGCGCGCCTTCAGGCGAGAGACTTCGGACGCCACCGAATCACGCTTGCCCGGTTCCCCCAAGCCCTCGTGAAAGCCGTGCAGCTCCTCGTCCTCCGCGCCCAAGGTCAGATGCTTGGCAATGCTGCGCACCCCCGCCAGCGACATTTCCTGCTCATTTGCCAAGACCCACTGAGCGGCTCCTTCGCCGTCGCGAGCGGCCCATTGCTCCGCCACCGCATCCATCACCGAAACGTCAAAGACTCCGGTCTCCAGCTCCGCCAAACGATCCAATGCGTTCTCGGGTCCATCCCGCACGATCCGATGGGCCACCAGCTCCGTCAGCTCAGCCTTCAAGTCCGGATCCGCCAAGCCAGCCAATACCTCCGCCGCTTGCTCGTAGTCCCGCAGTTCCCCCACCAAAACGTCCATCGCCCTCCCATAAAGATCGTTCTGCAAGCCCCGATCAATGTAGCCGCCGTCCGGCGCCACCCAAGCCGACTCGATCCAAGCAAACGCCCCCTGCGGGTCCGCCATCGTCCAGCCCCTAGCCACCGAAGGAACCAAGGCCGCACGCTCCGCCGGAGTCATGGCGCTGAGCAAAGCCACCCCCAGATCCGGGGACCGTTGGGCAATTTCCTGCAAAACTCTTCCCGCATAGCCAAGAGCCCGATGGTCGTCCAAATCCCGAGCCATCAACTCCGCAAAGTGCTGCTCGAGCTGAGGTCCCGAGAAGTCCCGCAAAGCCACCTCCAGCATCAAAGCGCCCTGTCGCTCGTTTTCCCGCAAGACCTTGTCCGCAAAAGCGATTTCGTTGCCCGCCTCTCGAGCCAACAAGCTTTGCCAGTTCGCCTTCTCCACCGACCTCGCCACCTCAGGTAGCTGCGGTGCCTCCTTGCCAGCCTTCACCTCTGCCACCGTCGCCGCCGGGCGAGCTTCCTGCCGAATCGCCTCCAAGATGAAAGCCACGCAAAAGCCCAAGGCAGTCAGGGTCAGAATTGAAAAAGCGATTTTGGCAGCGAGTCTCACGAAACAAGATCCAGGAAACAAACACCTGCGCGAGCCCGACGCACATGGCAAGCCTCCCCACAGGCGTAGCGTCCGCTGTCCCAGCGGACAGAACTCCGAGATGGAGGGACGATCCGCAAATCCAAAGCAGCCACCCCGAGAAACAAGAAGGCCGACGATCTAAGATCGCCGGCCCAGGAATCCAACTCTTGTATGTGAGCAAAAGCTCCCGATCGAATATAGCCTGCTGTTACCCTAGCCGTCTCCGAGGAGACGCGTTCGATCGGAATCCTAAACCCGAGAACAGGATATCACTTTTCCGCCTAAAATCTATTGGGCCCGCTGCTCAAATTCGATAAGTGGTAGTACGTAAAATTTGGACACATACGTGTAACAACTGCGCAAAACCGTGAGTGAAACATCCCATTTTTAGCTCGTTTGCCCTTACTGGGATACCCTCATACCACTCCCCATCTCGCCAAGAATCCTTGATTCCGCCCCGCAGCGCCCAACTGACCGCAGCAATAAGCCTCAAGGCGTCAGGTTTCACGGTCACCCAGCCAATCGTCTCCAAACCGTCAGTACAAACTGAAGGCCATTCGGCGGCGCCTCGCCCAAAAAAATTAGAAAAAAGTCAAACAAAGGCGCTTTGCGTCGTCGCATCCCAGCAATTCGCCCTACTGCCGAACCCAATTTGACACAATTCAACAAAACGCTTGACCACCCCCCACCGTTTTTGATCTAACCCCCACCCTACTAATTAAGCGGGTATAGTTTAGTGGTAGAACTCCAGTCTTCCAAACTGGTTGCGTCGGTTCGATTCCGTCTACCCGCACCACTTTCTTAAAGCGCTGTCCACTACCGGGCGGCGTTTTTTTGTGCTCGCTCACCAACAGGACCAAGGCAGAGCCATCTCAAAAAATCACCGCTGCTCGAACGACCAAGGTACCGTGGAACTCACTCCCACAACCACCCTTCAGGAAAGCCCGCTGGCAAGAAAGATAGATATCTGGCGACGACTTCCTCCCCCACTTCGCCAGTCACGCAATGAGCGTCGAATCTGTACCAGTAAATGGATACAAATCCCGACAAGAACACTTAACCGTCCTCTGCGGCCACCCCACAGTTCAGCCGAAGCCCAAATCCCCCTAACCTCAAAGCCAAAACCAGGGTAGTGGAGCAGGGCAAACTACCCCGCCAAGAGGTCTTCGAAATAGTGGGTGGCTGCCCTTGTCGGGCCAACTGTGGTTGGCCAATAGGCTAGAGACTGCGACCTAGTCCACATCCAAGCTTTTGAGGTAGGCCAGGCTGAGAGGGATGTCGACATGAGGCCGGACGCCCTCGTCCTCGATGAAATGAAGGTCTACCCCGTACTCGAGTGCCGTGCTGATGACAGCCTCCCAGTCGATCTGGCCGGTGCCAACCGCCACTTTGTCCGTGGCAGGCGCGCCGCCGGTCGGTTTTCCGATCGGGGCTCCTTTCCTGATATCCTTGATATGGGTGGCAATCCAGCGGTCCTTGTACTTGTGCAAGAGTCCGACGGGATCTCCCCCGCCGTGCACCACCCAGAAGACATCCATTTCGAACCAGACGGTCTCGGGATCAGTCTTCCGAAACATGGAATCGAGGAGGGTCTCCCCTTCCAGTTCGCCGGGAGCAAACTCATAGCCGTGAGGATGGTAACCGAAACGGATCCCCTCTTCCGCGAACATTGCCCCCCACTTGTTAAAATGCGCCACCGCAGTGTTCAACTGCTCGATGTCAAAGGTATCGCCCTGCCGTATCCATGGAATGAAGACCGCCTCGACGCCGAGAGCCTTCATTTCAGCTACCACTTTCTTCGGATCTTCCTTCATCGCCCCGTACTGGACGTGGGCCGAGCGCAACTTGAGGCCGCGCTTTTCGATTTCTTCGCGGTACTCCTCAGGAGTCCACCCATAGAGCCCCGCTGCCTCCACCTGCTCGATCCCCCAAGCCTTTACTAGGTCCAACGCCACCTCTGGGTCTTCCTTGGTCAAGTCTCGAAGGCTCCACAGTTGAAGCCCAATCTTGTTTTTGAAGCTTCCATGCCCATGTTCATGGGCCTTATCGCTCCCCGCGAATAGGAACGGCGCCAATAGTGTCAGTGAAAGCAGGGTAAGGGTCGTTTTCATAATACGCTAAGGACAGGTGCTCGGCGAAGCGCTGTAAATTGGAAAATGGCTGCCACTCGCGAATCCTTCGTTGAAAGAGAGCGGAGCAGTCACGGGTCGAAACAGGATAAGATGACTCCTTAGACGACTAAGGCGTGCCTCAACCTCTTATTCGACAAGCCCATCAACTTCGCTCACGGCAGCCTCGACTGATACGGCTGTGCCGTTGAACAGCAAAAGCGTAAGCTCAACGAGTCCTGAGATCTCCAGTCAACTCAACCATCTATCCTACTCCGGCCTAAAAGCTTAACTCTCACAACCGTCCCATCCTGGCGTCTCCAATCTCCAAAGAGATAACGCAATCGCATAACCTGAGTGACCTGATTTATCGAAGCGAATTCAACAGAATAAAACGAGCCGACGGGATCTATTTAAGCGCAGAAACGAGGTCTTGAGTCAGCTGCATCATGCTGACGATAAACAATTCTATATGGTTTATCGATATATCCTATATGACTTAGGGTATAGAACGACATCAAATACCCTCGATAACAAGCCGTGCCCAACCTCTCAACCCTCACAGCAACTCACTATCCTACAACCACTTGGAATCTTCCTACAGAAATCAATCAACAGTGCCACCGCAGATGACAGCCTGCTCTATAGGCAGACGGACAGAGTAACTAATATTACCGAGTCCGGTTTGACGAGGGCAGGTATTTGAACAACCTCACATATATTAATAAGACCAATCAGTTTTATTGATAAAGCTACCCACTGATTGCCCCTTCCCCCTACACTATAGCAGCTTAACACTGCTCGTCTCCAAGGCTGCAATTCCAACTAGAACATACCCCCTACCCCCATACCCTCCCACCATTATTCGAGAACCTGTACTGGTTTACACTTTACAATTGGCAATCCGTCACGAATTGCACCCGCCTTTGTTAGATAATGTCGTGCCGAGGACTCGGCTCGAAAGCTAGCGGAAGCCAATGCATCCTGGTTGTTAAGATACCCAGAGTCCAACCGGCCCACGACGGGCTGTTTCAGTGCCCCCCCCTCCGCAACATCCTCGAACGGCTCCCTGTCGCCCAACAATGCGCTCCGGCTAGCCCGCCACTAGAAACTGCAAATTTCCAACACTCGCTCAATCTGGCTCCGCCCCCAGGCTCCGTGGCCAAGCTACATGCCTCGAAAAAGGAAAGCGACCCCTGCCATAGCCTACGATTTGAGCGCTGAGTACAGCCGCCTTCCGCGACGCCATGATTTCCTGTTCATAATCAACTATAACCTATGAAAAAACAAAACCTAAGATCATGCACGATCATGGCGTTTGCGAGCACCTTGCTCACTCTGCCAATGGTCGGTCAGGACGCAGACGGCGAGGAAGAAGAAGTCTTCGAACTCTCGCCGTTTGAAGTCACGGCCAATGATAGAGAAGGTTATCAAGCGGTGGATACGCTGGCTGGTAATCGTCTGAACACCAAACTGCGCGATGTCGGTAACGCCATATCCGTTGTCACGACGCAATTCCTCGAAGACACTGGAGCGACCGATAACAAATCCCTGCTGCAATACACCACGGGAACCGAAGTCGGAGGCACGCAAGGTACCTTCGCTGGTACAGGCGATGGAGCATTGCTCGACGAATCGTCCAACTTCATCAACCCGAACCAAAACACGCGCGTGCGCGGCCTCACCGCCGCCGACAATACGCGAGACTTCTTCACTTCCGACATTCCTTGGGATGGATACAATGTCGAACGTGTGGAACTGCAGCGCGGGCCTAACTCCATCCTGTTCGGACAGGGAAGCCCAGCCGGCCTCGTAAACGTCGGCTTGAAAAGCGCTGCCTACGAGGACGAAGGAGAAGTCGAAGTACGGTTCGATCAGCACAACAGCATTCGGCTGGCCTTCGACATCAACAAAGTCCTTATAGAGGACGAGCTGGCGGTGCGATTTTCCGTCCTGAACAATGACGAAAAATATCAACAAAAACCCGCATACAGCCTAGACAAACGTATCTACGCGGCCTTGCGCTGGGATCCTGCCTTCCTCAACGGCGAGGGCGTCAGGACCACCTTCAAAGCGAACTTTGAAGACGGGAAGGTTGAAAGCAACAACCCTAGAACCCTGCCCCCTATCGACCGCATCACCCCTTGGTTCGATACCGGCACCTATAATGGTTCCTACATTTCCAACGGAAACATCATCGGTCCCGACGGAGAGCTGATAGCTGTCAGCAAAGGCGACACTCGGGTTTACCAAGCTCTCAATAGGCAAACGTTTAATGCCCACCAGTTGCAGCAGGACAACGTCCAGTTTCCGAACCACGGCCAAGGCCGCCCGGGCGTTAATGGCGGTCCGTATTCTGGTGCCTTCAATCCCGACTACAATCCTCGCCTCGGCAGCTTC is a genomic window of Pelagicoccus enzymogenes containing:
- a CDS encoding GNAT family N-acetyltransferase; this encodes MDTSGISVKTVSGSEVGPYVPDLALLRMEVFREYPYLYEGSLDYESEYLLSYAESQRSVFALAFDGDKVVGVSTGLPLADADGEFAEPFLKSGYAIEQVFYFGESVLRRGYRGLGIGSRFMKERERHARALGGFDYCAFCAVRRAEDDPRRPPDYADLSAFWKKYGFVEQPDLEASFSWKEIGESEESSKPMRFWLKRIGG
- a CDS encoding DUF3127 domain-containing protein, whose amino-acid sequence is MYEMVGSVKVIEETQTFSSGFSKREFVITTEDKFPQDVKFEATKEKIEQVDKLKVGDHVKVSFNIRGNEYKGRYYVNLQAWKIENAGGQVSPALDAAGSEGSSGGGNLDDLEESPF
- a CDS encoding sugar phosphate isomerase/epimerase family protein — protein: MKTTLTLLSLTLLAPFLFAGSDKAHEHGHGSFKNKIGLQLWSLRDLTKEDPEVALDLVKAWGIEQVEAAGLYGWTPEEYREEIEKRGLKLRSAHVQYGAMKEDPKKVVAEMKALGVEAVFIPWIRQGDTFDIEQLNTAVAHFNKWGAMFAEEGIRFGYHPHGYEFAPGELEGETLLDSMFRKTDPETVWFEMDVFWVVHGGGDPVGLLHKYKDRWIATHIKDIRKGAPIGKPTGGAPATDKVAVGTGQIDWEAVISTALEYGVDLHFIEDEGVRPHVDIPLSLAYLKSLDVD